One genomic window of Streptomyces sp. NBC_01498 includes the following:
- a CDS encoding amidase, which yields MTDSMFLTDLTARQLLAGYERGDFSPVDVVRAVLERIEAIEPLVNAFVRVGADEALAAAEASTARWRAKEPQGLLDGVPVSVKDIFLQRGAPTLRGSRTVDPAGPWPDDAPAVARLREHGAVLVGKTTTPEFGWKGVTDSPLSGVTRNPYDLSRTAGGSSGGSAAAVALGAAPLSIGTDGGGSVRIPASFCGVFGLKPTYGRIPLYPSSPFGTLAHAGPMARDAADGALLLDVISRPDRRDWSQLAPAPGVSAVLSEGVAELRIAYSPSFGGQVAVRPDVAAAVRRGVERLAELGAYVEEADPDVPDTVEAFHTLWFTGAARVAQPLGAERRALLDPGLQEAVAAGAAASALDYLAAVDARMDLGRRLGLFHESYDLLVTPTLPITAFEAGVETPKDSGQRRWTSWTPFTYPFNLTQQPAASVPCGVDADGLPIGLQLIGARHADALVMRAAHALYESGATSLPAPTGA from the coding sequence ATGACTGACTCCATGTTCCTCACCGACCTCACCGCACGACAGCTGCTGGCCGGCTACGAGCGGGGCGACTTCTCCCCGGTCGACGTGGTGCGGGCCGTCCTGGAGCGGATCGAGGCGATCGAACCGCTCGTCAACGCCTTCGTCCGGGTCGGCGCCGACGAGGCGCTGGCCGCCGCCGAGGCGTCCACCGCCCGCTGGCGGGCGAAGGAGCCCCAGGGGCTGCTGGACGGGGTCCCCGTCTCGGTGAAGGACATCTTCCTCCAGCGCGGCGCCCCGACCCTGCGCGGTTCCCGGACGGTCGATCCGGCGGGCCCCTGGCCGGACGACGCCCCGGCGGTGGCCCGGCTGCGCGAGCACGGCGCGGTCCTCGTCGGCAAGACGACGACCCCGGAGTTCGGCTGGAAGGGCGTGACGGACTCGCCGCTGAGCGGGGTGACCCGTAACCCGTACGACCTGTCACGCACCGCCGGCGGGTCGAGCGGCGGCAGCGCGGCGGCGGTGGCACTGGGCGCGGCCCCGCTGTCCATCGGCACCGACGGCGGCGGCTCGGTCCGGATCCCGGCGTCCTTCTGCGGCGTCTTCGGGCTCAAGCCCACCTACGGCCGGATCCCGCTCTACCCGTCCAGCCCGTTCGGCACCCTCGCGCACGCGGGCCCGATGGCGCGCGACGCGGCGGACGGCGCGCTGCTGCTGGACGTCATCAGCCGCCCCGACCGGCGCGACTGGTCGCAGCTGGCCCCGGCACCGGGTGTCTCCGCCGTCCTGTCGGAGGGCGTGGCGGAGCTGCGGATCGCGTACTCGCCGTCGTTCGGCGGGCAGGTCGCGGTGCGGCCGGACGTGGCGGCGGCGGTACGGCGCGGGGTGGAGCGGCTGGCGGAGCTGGGCGCGTACGTCGAGGAGGCCGACCCGGACGTGCCGGACACGGTCGAGGCGTTCCACACGCTGTGGTTCACGGGCGCGGCGCGGGTGGCGCAGCCGCTCGGTGCCGAGCGGCGCGCGCTGCTCGACCCGGGACTCCAGGAGGCCGTCGCGGCCGGGGCCGCGGCGAGCGCGCTGGACTATCTGGCGGCCGTGGACGCGCGGATGGACCTGGGGCGGCGGCTGGGCCTGTTCCACGAGTCGTACGACCTGCTGGTGACGCCGACCCTGCCGATCACGGCCTTCGAGGCGGGGGTCGAGACGCCGAAGGACTCGGGGCAGCGCCGCTGGACCTCGTGGACCCCGTTCACCTACCCGTTCAACCTGACGCAGCAGCCCGCGGCGAGCGTGCCGTGCGGGGTGGACGCGGACGGGCTGCCGATCGGGCTCCAGCTGATCGGCGCCCGTCACGCGGACGCGCTGGTGATGCGGGCGGCACACGCGCTGTACGAGTCGGGGGCGACGTCGCTGCCGGCCCCGACGGGCGCGTAG
- a CDS encoding D-2-hydroxyacid dehydrogenase, with protein sequence MAEPTLLVLGADPPPRLGRLTGRARVRYADESDLAAQLPSADVLLAWDFTSDAIRLAWPGDGPRPGWVHTASAGVDRLLCPELINSETLVTNARGIFEEPIAEYVTSLVLAMAKDLPGTLELQRQRRWRHREGLRVAGSRATVVGAGPIGRAVAKTLKAIGVKVAITGRTARPGIHGADELDRLLTRSDWVISAAPLTEATRGMFDARLFGLMQPSARFINVGRGQLVDENALVEAVSKRWIAGAALDVVESEPLDPTSPLWDVPGLIISPHMSGDTVGWRDRLGEQFVELYDIWASGEPLPNVVDKKRGYVPMHD encoded by the coding sequence ATGGCTGAACCGACACTTCTCGTCCTGGGTGCCGACCCGCCTCCGCGTCTCGGCCGGCTGACCGGCCGGGCCCGTGTCCGGTACGCCGACGAGTCCGATCTCGCTGCTCAACTCCCTTCCGCCGATGTTCTGTTGGCGTGGGATTTCACTTCCGACGCGATCCGGCTCGCCTGGCCGGGCGACGGCCCGCGGCCCGGCTGGGTGCATACGGCGAGCGCCGGCGTGGACCGGCTGCTCTGTCCCGAGCTGATCAACTCCGAAACATTGGTGACCAACGCCCGCGGCATCTTCGAGGAGCCCATTGCCGAATATGTGACAAGTCTTGTCCTTGCCATGGCCAAGGATCTGCCGGGGACGCTCGAACTCCAGCGCCAGCGGCGCTGGCGTCACCGGGAGGGACTGCGGGTGGCGGGCAGCCGCGCGACGGTCGTCGGCGCGGGTCCGATCGGCCGGGCGGTGGCGAAGACGCTGAAGGCGATCGGCGTGAAGGTGGCCATCACCGGCCGTACGGCTCGGCCCGGCATCCACGGGGCCGACGAGCTGGACCGGCTGCTGACCCGTTCGGACTGGGTGATCTCCGCGGCGCCGCTCACCGAGGCCACCCGGGGCATGTTCGACGCGCGGCTGTTCGGTCTGATGCAGCCGTCGGCGCGCTTCATCAATGTCGGGCGCGGTCAGCTCGTGGACGAGAACGCGCTGGTGGAGGCGGTCTCCAAGCGCTGGATCGCGGGCGCCGCCCTCGATGTGGTGGAGTCCGAGCCACTGGATCCGACGAGCCCGCTGTGGGACGTTCCCGGTCTGATCATCTCTCCGCACATGAGTGGTGACACGGTCGGCTGGCGCGACCGCCTGGGCGAGCAATTTGTCGAACTTTACGACATTTGGGCGTCCGGAGAGCCGTTGCCCAACGTGGTCGACAAGAAACGTGGGTACGTCCCCATGCATGACTGA